One Psychrobacillus glaciei genomic region harbors:
- the fliH gene encoding flagellar assembly protein FliH: MTLLSKIFRNVQMNGDSEKIRSIQIKSLQLQEEIDVDKPLTLDVVLKERDRMIREAEQTILSKRAELENEIEQNKQYIETQLRTWEEQKVAFQHAAYDEGFIQGLEEGRSKAQEDMIQALTTANETIRIAHENAASYLQHQEQVILELAIRTGERIIGMKLEEDEELFLSIVKRALKEAREMKEIKLYVSPAYFSLVSSNRDELASIFPVDVPFMIFVDEDMNATDCFIETNHGRIVASIDEQLHELRLKLVDILDSME; encoded by the coding sequence ATGACATTATTGTCTAAAATTTTCCGAAACGTTCAAATGAATGGAGATAGTGAAAAGATTAGATCCATTCAAATAAAAAGTCTTCAATTACAAGAAGAAATAGATGTAGATAAACCTCTAACGCTTGATGTAGTTCTGAAAGAAAGAGACCGAATGATCCGTGAAGCGGAACAAACTATTCTTTCAAAAAGAGCAGAACTGGAAAATGAAATTGAACAAAACAAACAATATATTGAAACCCAATTAAGAACGTGGGAAGAACAAAAAGTAGCTTTTCAGCATGCTGCATACGATGAAGGCTTCATACAAGGTCTTGAAGAGGGAAGAAGCAAGGCGCAAGAAGATATGATACAAGCATTAACTACAGCGAACGAAACCATACGAATTGCTCATGAAAATGCTGCGAGTTATTTACAACACCAAGAACAAGTCATTTTAGAACTTGCTATCCGGACAGGGGAGCGGATTATTGGAATGAAACTTGAAGAAGACGAGGAACTCTTTCTATCGATAGTGAAAAGAGCTTTAAAAGAAGCAAGAGAAATGAAAGAGATAAAGCTTTATGTTTCTCCTGCGTATTTTTCGTTAGTTTCAAGTAATCGGGATGAACTTGCTTCCATTTTCCCAGTAGATGTACCATTTATGATTTTTGTAGATGAAGATATGAACGCAACCGATTGTTTTATAGAAACAAACCATGGAAGAATTGTAGCAAGTATTGATGAACAACTACATGAATTACGACTAAAGTTAGTTGATATTCTAGATAGTATGGAGTGA
- a CDS encoding flagellar FlbD family protein, protein MIKLTRLNGKEFSLNALYIETVESFPDTTITLTNGHKYVALESREEVASQIAQFYKGIHILSNPHLRGEEHEE, encoded by the coding sequence ATGATTAAATTAACACGTTTAAACGGCAAAGAGTTTTCGTTGAATGCATTATACATAGAGACGGTTGAGTCTTTTCCGGATACTACGATAACGCTCACGAATGGTCATAAGTATGTTGCGTTAGAATCTCGAGAAGAGGTAGCTAGTCAAATTGCTCAGTTCTATAAAGGAATACATATATTATCGAACCCCCATTTAAGAGGTGAAGAACATGAAGAGTAA
- a CDS encoding MotE family protein translates to MAKRNKKNNSMEKVDDESKGVSKLKMFFYWFIIPFLFTLFILLLVAQLTNVNVFEKAKELTGVGQPKVVTEDIKTERLEKKVVSIQAKIQEKEAQIDKLQIELDNSSKTNESLLIEQQRLLDEIDNLQREQTSTKKEYSSIVSTFEKMSAKAAAPVITKMSDAEALRILSSLKPDTVAQIFEKMTPDAAAKYTELMTKQ, encoded by the coding sequence GTGGCTAAAAGGAACAAAAAGAATAATAGCATGGAAAAAGTTGACGATGAATCCAAAGGTGTAAGCAAATTGAAAATGTTTTTTTATTGGTTTATCATACCTTTTTTATTTACTTTATTTATTCTCTTACTTGTTGCGCAACTAACCAATGTAAATGTATTTGAAAAAGCAAAAGAACTAACGGGTGTAGGACAACCAAAAGTAGTTACAGAGGATATAAAAACAGAACGATTAGAAAAAAAAGTTGTTTCAATTCAAGCGAAAATTCAAGAAAAAGAAGCACAAATTGATAAATTGCAAATTGAATTAGATAATTCTTCGAAAACAAATGAAAGTTTATTGATAGAACAACAACGTTTATTGGATGAAATAGATAACCTTCAACGTGAACAAACAAGTACTAAGAAAGAATATTCTTCCATTGTTTCTACATTCGAAAAAATGTCTGCTAAAGCAGCTGCTCCTGTCATTACAAAAATGAGCGATGCAGAAGCTTTAAGAATTTTATCAAGTTTAAAACCAGATACTGTAGCACAAATTTTTGAGAAAATGACTCCAGATGCAGCCGCGAAATATACGGAGTTAATGACAAAGCAATAA
- the flgD gene encoding flagellar hook assembly protein FlgD, which translates to MAEMNAITSNMYLANKAPKTATTGNGTLGKDAFLKILMAQLQNQDPTKPMDDSQFIAQMAQFSSLEQMTNLTTAFEKYAQAQEQTQMIEYSNFVGKQVKWHELTDKLDEKKNPIINEGTGTISSIKFVDGSVKFTLADGKVITPGNISEVISVTNSNSLVEASMMIGKTVSYIPSSTELNPKDDAEAETGTNTSVSAQVESVSKKDGKVIFNLVGGASITADQIISIK; encoded by the coding sequence ATGGCTGAAATGAATGCAATTACAAGTAATATGTACTTAGCCAATAAAGCTCCTAAAACAGCAACGACTGGAAACGGTACTTTAGGTAAAGATGCTTTTTTGAAAATTTTAATGGCTCAATTACAAAACCAAGATCCGACAAAACCAATGGATGACTCACAGTTCATTGCACAAATGGCACAATTTTCATCATTAGAGCAAATGACCAACTTAACAACCGCATTTGAAAAATATGCACAAGCTCAAGAACAAACTCAAATGATAGAATATAGTAATTTTGTTGGAAAACAAGTGAAATGGCACGAACTGACAGATAAGTTAGATGAGAAAAAAAATCCAATAATAAATGAAGGTACAGGCACAATTTCTTCTATTAAATTTGTTGATGGAAGTGTGAAATTTACATTAGCAGATGGAAAAGTAATTACTCCTGGTAATATTTCCGAAGTTATTTCCGTTACAAATTCTAATAGCTTAGTTGAAGCAAGTATGATGATTGGAAAAACAGTTAGTTATATTCCGTCAAGCACAGAATTAAACCCAAAAGATGATGCCGAAGCAGAAACTGGAACAAATACATCAGTTTCAGCACAAGTAGAATCTGTATCTAAGAAAGATGGAAAAGTTATATTTAATCTAGTTGGTGGTGCATCCATAACAGCAGATCAAATTATTTCTATTAAATAA
- the fliJ gene encoding flagellar export protein FliJ: protein MVAYQYKFAKVLTVREQEKTETEMAYKEAVMAFEKVATELYTLLKKKEDTTDDQNNHLIQGLSINHIHHYANYIEGLQKRIDKLQKEVIQARSKMHWFEERLLEKSLEVRKFEKIKEKDYELFQQEQQRLETIQLDEISSLKFQNKEIR, encoded by the coding sequence ATGGTTGCATATCAGTATAAATTCGCGAAAGTTTTAACTGTTCGAGAACAAGAGAAAACGGAAACAGAGATGGCTTACAAAGAGGCTGTCATGGCTTTTGAGAAAGTGGCTACTGAATTATACACGCTTCTAAAGAAGAAAGAAGATACGACAGATGACCAAAATAACCATTTAATACAAGGTTTATCCATTAATCATATTCATCACTATGCAAACTATATCGAAGGGTTGCAAAAAAGAATTGACAAGTTACAGAAAGAAGTTATTCAAGCACGCTCTAAAATGCATTGGTTCGAAGAGAGACTGTTAGAAAAATCTCTAGAAGTTCGTAAGTTTGAAAAGATAAAAGAAAAGGACTATGAACTTTTTCAGCAAGAACAACAAAGACTTGAAACAATACAGCTAGATGAAATATCATCTTTAAAGTTTCAAAACAAAGAGATTAGGTGA
- the flgF gene encoding flagellar basal-body rod protein FlgF — MIRSMYSGISGLKNFQTKLDVIGNNIANVNTYGFKKGRTVFKDLISQTTAGASAATATRGGVNAKQVGLGSQLSAIDTIHSGGALQSTGNTLDLAISGDGFFQVADSTSGLSGFTNTQYTRAGNFYMDQDGYLVDSAGKYLVGAAGSVTEIPLYKLITETVAGTSGSYLTDGNGGLSEYRIDSSGNIYDDTTPATPIKLITTIDNASGTIPNADGTDKEFELKIDSSTGVVSVVIGSKSYPIEHGNDKVEVDGKTLTLNSTDLTTLYTAIEGSREEIGTTDKYSPSNQLKPIRIPTDAQSMSIGQDGTISFVDKNGELQWAGQIQMAKFPNAGGLQKIGANYFQETANSGKPLKATATESGMGSINSGFLEMSNVDLSEEFTDMIVAQRGFQANTRIITTSDSILEELINLKR, encoded by the coding sequence ATGATACGTTCCATGTACTCAGGAATTTCCGGCTTAAAAAACTTCCAAACAAAACTAGACGTAATTGGTAACAATATCGCAAACGTAAATACTTATGGATTTAAAAAAGGCCGTACAGTCTTTAAGGATTTAATTTCACAAACAACTGCAGGTGCATCCGCAGCAACAGCAACTCGTGGTGGTGTAAACGCTAAACAAGTAGGATTAGGATCGCAATTATCAGCAATTGATACAATTCATTCTGGTGGAGCATTACAGTCAACAGGTAATACCTTAGATTTAGCGATTTCTGGTGATGGATTTTTCCAAGTTGCCGACAGTACTTCAGGTCTAAGTGGATTTACAAATACGCAATACACAAGGGCTGGAAACTTTTATATGGATCAAGACGGATATTTAGTAGACTCAGCTGGTAAATATCTTGTTGGTGCAGCAGGAAGTGTTACTGAAATACCTTTGTACAAATTAATTACAGAAACAGTAGCTGGTACAAGCGGCTCTTATTTAACAGATGGAAATGGTGGTTTAAGTGAGTATAGAATTGATAGTTCTGGAAATATTTACGATGACACTACTCCAGCTACTCCGATAAAGCTCATAACTACAATTGACAATGCTAGTGGTACAATTCCAAATGCAGATGGTACTGATAAAGAATTTGAACTAAAAATTGATAGTTCTACAGGAGTGGTATCAGTTGTAATAGGTTCAAAGAGTTATCCAATAGAACATGGTAATGATAAAGTTGAAGTAGATGGAAAAACTTTAACATTAAATTCTACAGACCTAACCACTCTTTATACAGCAATTGAAGGCTCAAGAGAAGAAATAGGAACAACTGATAAGTACTCACCAAGTAATCAACTTAAGCCAATTAGAATCCCAACCGATGCTCAAAGTATGTCAATAGGACAAGATGGTACTATTTCATTTGTTGATAAAAATGGTGAATTGCAATGGGCTGGACAGATTCAAATGGCTAAGTTCCCAAATGCAGGCGGATTACAAAAAATTGGAGCTAACTATTTTCAAGAAACGGCGAACTCTGGTAAACCATTGAAAGCTACAGCAACTGAATCAGGTATGGGTTCAATCAACTCCGGCTTCCTAGAAATGTCTAACGTCGATTTATCTGAAGAATTCACAGACATGATCGTAGCACAACGTGGGTTCCAAGCAAACACACGTATTATTACAACTTCTGACTCTATTTTAGAAGAACTTATCAACTTAAAACGTTAA
- the fliG gene encoding flagellar motor switch protein FliG: protein MVKMDKDLSGKQKAALLLISLGPEVSASIYKHLNEEEIERLTLEISGVKKVEPEIKEDIIEEFHNIALAQDYISQGGIGYAKTVLEKALGAEHAQAIINRLTSSLQVRPFDFARRAEPTQLFNFIQNEHPQTIALILSYLEAQQAGIILSSLPQEVQADIAKRIATMDSTSPEVISEIESVLERKLSSTVTQDHTVTGGVDAVVEVLNGVDRTTEKTILDALEIQDPELAEEIKKRMFVFEDIVTLDNRSIQRVIRDCENEDLLLSMKVSSEEVKDIIFRNMSTRMADTFKEEMEIMGPVRLRDVEEAQSRIVSVIRRLEDAGEIIIARGGGDDIIV from the coding sequence ATGGTGAAAATGGATAAAGATCTTAGTGGTAAACAAAAAGCCGCGCTCTTATTAATTTCTCTCGGACCTGAAGTGTCTGCTTCTATTTATAAGCATTTAAATGAAGAAGAAATCGAGCGTTTAACATTGGAAATTTCAGGCGTTAAAAAAGTAGAACCTGAAATAAAAGAAGATATTATTGAAGAATTTCATAATATCGCATTGGCACAAGACTATATTTCTCAAGGTGGTATTGGTTACGCCAAAACAGTTTTAGAAAAAGCATTAGGTGCAGAGCATGCGCAAGCGATTATAAATCGCTTAACCTCTTCGCTTCAGGTACGGCCATTTGACTTTGCAAGACGAGCAGAACCAACTCAATTATTTAATTTTATTCAAAATGAACACCCGCAAACTATTGCGTTGATCTTATCTTATCTAGAAGCACAACAAGCAGGGATTATTCTCTCTTCATTGCCTCAAGAGGTGCAAGCGGATATTGCGAAACGAATTGCAACTATGGATTCTACTTCTCCGGAAGTAATTAGCGAAATTGAATCTGTGCTAGAACGTAAGTTGTCTTCTACTGTTACACAGGATCATACGGTAACTGGTGGAGTGGATGCAGTTGTTGAAGTGTTGAATGGAGTAGACCGTACAACTGAAAAAACAATTTTGGATGCATTAGAAATCCAAGATCCCGAACTTGCGGAAGAAATTAAGAAAAGAATGTTTGTGTTTGAGGATATTGTTACACTTGATAATCGTTCGATTCAACGAGTTATTCGTGATTGTGAAAATGAAGACTTACTATTGTCAATGAAAGTGTCCAGTGAAGAAGTGAAAGATATTATATTCCGAAATATGTCAACTCGAATGGCAGATACATTTAAAGAAGAAATGGAAATTATGGGTCCTGTTAGATTACGCGATGTAGAAGAAGCACAATCACGCATAGTTTCTGTCATTAGAAGATTGGAAGATGCGGGAGAAATAATTATTGCTCGTGGTGGAGGAGATGACATTATTGTCTAA
- the fliF gene encoding flagellar basal-body MS-ring/collar protein FliF, translating into MNERIKKVTSDISAFWTSRTKAQKGTMIGSTVAVILIAAFITYFSTRTDFVPLYTDVAPSEVGRIKETLDAQGVQNKIAPGGTTILVPSDQVDSLLVQLAADGFPQSGMIDYSFFSQNAGFGMTDNEFNVLKLASTQTELANLIKGIKGVKDAKVMISLPQESVFLSQSNGKASASIVLNTEPGYQFTDAQIQSLYNLVSKSVPNLSTEDIVITNQYFEYFDLQTASSHTTGANAGDQMSIKKSIERDLQRQVQTMLSTLMGPDKVVVSVTTDIDFKQENREENLVEPVDVENMSGIQISAQHISETFTGTNPVAGGTPQAEDATDNFTNYVAGSNANGDYERKEDTLNSDVNRIRKEIVESPYKIRDIGIQVMVEPPNPKDITSMPNGVQGDIEQILATIIRTSIDKGEAGDLTEQQLKEKIVVSVQPFNGKASMVTGTSPVIPWWVYVIGGILLVAVILLVIFIIRSRRNEEEELEILEEQREELKIEDINDEKETEATLRRKQLEKMAKDKPEDFAKLLRTWIAED; encoded by the coding sequence ATGAATGAACGTATAAAGAAAGTCACTAGTGATATCTCTGCTTTTTGGACTAGCAGAACAAAAGCGCAAAAAGGAACCATGATCGGGAGTACGGTTGCCGTTATTCTTATTGCTGCATTCATAACTTACTTTTCGACAAGAACTGATTTTGTGCCTTTGTACACCGATGTCGCGCCGTCTGAAGTAGGGCGTATTAAAGAAACACTAGATGCCCAAGGCGTCCAAAATAAAATAGCTCCTGGTGGAACAACTATTTTAGTTCCTTCTGATCAAGTGGATTCATTATTAGTCCAACTTGCCGCAGATGGATTTCCACAATCAGGTATGATTGATTACAGCTTCTTTTCTCAAAATGCTGGTTTCGGTATGACCGATAATGAGTTTAATGTGTTGAAATTAGCTTCTACTCAAACGGAGCTTGCTAATTTGATCAAAGGTATAAAAGGAGTGAAAGATGCAAAAGTAATGATTTCATTGCCACAAGAGAGCGTCTTTCTATCTCAAAGCAATGGAAAAGCTAGTGCTTCAATTGTATTAAATACAGAGCCAGGTTATCAATTCACAGATGCACAGATTCAGTCTTTATATAACTTAGTGTCGAAGTCTGTTCCGAATTTATCGACTGAGGATATAGTCATAACAAATCAATATTTTGAGTACTTCGATCTTCAAACGGCAAGCTCCCATACAACAGGAGCGAACGCTGGTGATCAAATGTCCATTAAGAAATCAATCGAGCGGGACCTACAAAGACAAGTACAAACCATGTTGAGCACATTAATGGGACCAGATAAGGTAGTCGTTTCTGTTACAACTGATATTGATTTCAAACAAGAGAATCGAGAAGAAAACTTAGTAGAACCAGTAGATGTAGAAAATATGTCTGGTATTCAAATTAGCGCACAACATATTTCCGAAACATTTACAGGAACGAATCCAGTTGCCGGTGGTACACCGCAAGCAGAAGATGCAACAGATAACTTTACCAACTATGTAGCAGGTTCAAATGCAAATGGTGACTATGAAAGGAAGGAAGATACTCTAAATAGTGACGTCAATCGAATTCGAAAGGAAATCGTAGAAAGTCCTTATAAAATTAGAGATATCGGCATCCAAGTGATGGTGGAACCTCCTAATCCAAAAGATATTACATCGATGCCGAATGGAGTGCAAGGTGATATTGAACAAATTCTTGCAACTATTATTCGAACATCCATTGATAAAGGAGAAGCTGGAGATTTAACTGAACAACAATTGAAAGAAAAAATTGTTGTCTCTGTACAACCGTTTAATGGTAAAGCGAGTATGGTTACGGGAACGAGTCCTGTAATTCCATGGTGGGTTTATGTAATTGGTGGAATTCTATTAGTTGCAGTTATTCTATTAGTAATCTTTATTATTCGTTCTCGACGAAACGAAGAGGAAGAACTAGAAATACTAGAAGAGCAGCGAGAAGAACTGAAAATTGAAGATATAAATGATGAAAAAGAAACAGAAGCTACGTTAAGACGTAAACAACTTGAAAAAATGGCCAAAGATAAGCCAGAAGATTTCGCTAAATTGTTGCGAACTTGGATAGCAGAGGATTGA
- the fliE gene encoding flagellar hook-basal body complex protein FliE, whose translation MAIESISLFNIAQINPASSTPKASVSEAQHNFGDFLKSAIESVNQDQKASDVLTDKLVRGEDVELHDIMIASQKASITLNTTLEIRNKVVEAYQEIMRMPV comes from the coding sequence ATGGCAATAGAGTCTATTTCGTTATTTAATATAGCCCAAATTAATCCGGCATCATCTACTCCGAAAGCAAGTGTATCAGAAGCCCAACACAACTTTGGTGATTTTCTTAAAAGTGCAATTGAATCCGTCAATCAAGATCAAAAAGCTTCCGATGTCTTAACTGATAAGTTAGTCCGCGGGGAAGACGTAGAATTGCATGACATAATGATTGCTTCACAAAAAGCAAGCATTACTTTAAATACTACATTAGAAATTAGAAACAAAGTTGTAGAAGCATATCAAGAAATAATGCGTATGCCTGTATAA
- the fliL gene encoding flagellar basal body-associated protein FliL — protein MKSKNKLITIMLIILVCITLLGVVALLVITQLNKTDKNAEPTIDQIVESSIDIPEITTNLSGNKFIRISLKVQTDSVKAAEELTKRDFQIKNIIITELSEMSPQDLEGKQGKLTFEATLKTKINELMDIGEVQQVYITSYIIQ, from the coding sequence ATGAAGAGTAAAAACAAGCTTATAACCATTATGCTAATTATTTTAGTTTGTATTACATTGCTCGGTGTCGTTGCATTACTAGTTATTACCCAGTTAAATAAAACGGATAAAAATGCAGAGCCGACAATTGATCAAATTGTTGAATCTTCCATTGATATACCCGAAATTACAACTAATTTATCCGGTAATAAATTTATTCGTATATCATTGAAAGTCCAAACGGACAGTGTAAAAGCGGCAGAAGAATTAACAAAACGAGATTTTCAAATAAAGAATATAATAATCACGGAGCTTTCCGAAATGTCACCGCAAGATTTAGAAGGAAAACAAGGGAAATTAACATTTGAAGCAACATTAAAAACTAAAATAAATGAGTTAATGGATATAGGAGAAGTTCAACAAGTTTATATAACTTCTTATATTATCCAGTAA
- a CDS encoding TIGR02530 family flagellar biosynthesis protein, with amino-acid sequence MDNISINRVPLQPSIRQSLTSNQATSPKQSFLQHLHDATVKTELKVSKHANQRLAERNIQISDAEWQLVSEKVSEARSKGVNDSLVLMDQAALIVSAKNATVITAMDRKEAKNQLFTNIDGTIVLN; translated from the coding sequence ATGGACAACATTTCTATTAATCGAGTCCCTCTGCAACCAAGTATCCGTCAATCACTTACATCTAACCAAGCTACTTCGCCTAAGCAGTCGTTTTTACAGCATTTACATGATGCTACAGTAAAAACAGAATTAAAGGTAAGTAAACATGCTAATCAGCGCTTAGCGGAAAGAAATATACAGATTTCTGATGCAGAATGGCAACTTGTAAGTGAAAAAGTATCAGAAGCACGCTCAAAAGGTGTGAATGACTCATTAGTATTGATGGATCAAGCAGCATTAATCGTCAGTGCAAAAAATGCCACGGTGATTACTGCTATGGATCGCAAGGAAGCGAAAAATCAATTATTTACAAATATCGACGGCACCATTGTGCTGAATTAA
- a CDS encoding flagellar hook-length control protein FliK — MNIAAVVHMGNNIVIEPKVQQQVATQNNQKFGNVVAKLLLNQQEQQLVPLNPNESQQNLTQELSSILNADSLEEVETLLGSKELTVNPKELKELLNKLSGEKTDTNDNLRESNLWDLLAGINEQAAQLTDEILQSLTGQGSVTPVEAKEAVQLLKVVQLIGKKSDLTLKQESTLFDINQLVEDLKEAVSKKVPTSESDQVLSNVTKSLTLDQAMKPLVQHVIIKQVTSPTETVTETKEVITNVQGQTSTIVQAKVENVSITLSTEKPAQSEEFMKELQKVMNRVQFGQVGGANRLVVKLYPEHLGTIRIELIQKDGMLTTKMLASTALGKEMLDSHSNQFKQGLVNQNIQLEKLEITQALQDSSRQERNQTFQDSFRQQQQQEHQENSKDDTEEPSTFGDFLKEMEV, encoded by the coding sequence TTGAATATCGCGGCAGTCGTTCATATGGGAAATAATATTGTTATCGAGCCAAAAGTACAGCAACAAGTTGCTACTCAAAACAATCAGAAATTTGGAAATGTAGTTGCAAAACTATTATTGAATCAGCAGGAGCAACAATTAGTACCTTTGAATCCCAATGAATCGCAACAAAACCTTACGCAAGAATTATCTTCTATATTAAATGCAGATTCACTAGAAGAAGTTGAGACTTTATTGGGATCGAAAGAACTAACGGTGAATCCAAAAGAACTGAAAGAACTATTAAATAAGCTTTCAGGAGAGAAAACGGATACAAATGATAATCTTAGAGAATCGAATCTTTGGGATTTATTAGCTGGTATAAATGAACAAGCTGCTCAATTGACAGATGAAATTCTGCAGTCTTTAACTGGACAAGGTTCCGTAACACCTGTTGAAGCAAAAGAAGCAGTACAATTACTGAAAGTTGTGCAATTGATTGGAAAAAAATCAGATTTAACGTTAAAACAAGAGTCAACATTATTTGATATAAATCAATTAGTAGAAGATTTAAAAGAAGCAGTTTCAAAAAAAGTTCCAACAAGCGAGAGTGATCAAGTACTATCGAATGTAACAAAGTCACTAACTTTGGATCAGGCTATGAAACCACTAGTTCAACATGTGATTATTAAGCAAGTAACCTCTCCAACCGAGACAGTTACAGAGACAAAAGAAGTAATCACTAATGTACAAGGTCAGACTTCAACCATTGTACAAGCTAAAGTAGAAAACGTGTCTATTACATTGTCGACTGAAAAACCTGCTCAATCTGAAGAGTTTATGAAAGAATTGCAAAAAGTAATGAATCGTGTTCAGTTTGGTCAAGTGGGTGGAGCAAACAGACTTGTAGTCAAGCTTTATCCTGAACATCTTGGAACGATTCGAATCGAGTTAATACAAAAAGATGGCATGCTTACTACTAAAATGCTAGCGTCAACTGCTCTTGGAAAAGAGATGTTAGATTCACATTCGAATCAATTTAAGCAAGGTTTAGTAAACCAAAACATACAACTCGAAAAATTAGAAATTACACAAGCTTTACAGGACTCGTCCAGACAAGAACGAAACCAAACATTCCAAGACTCTTTTAGACAACAGCAACAACAAGAGCATCAGGAAAATAGTAAAGACGACACAGAAGAGCCTTCAACTTTCGGAGACTTTTTAAAAGAAATGGAGGTCTAA
- the fliI gene encoding flagellar protein export ATPase FliI, with translation MKAIDLIQQIPNLSTFKKYGRVNRVVGLMIESQGPESSIGDVCKIHIHSSKNGHSVILAEVVGFKEEIVVLMPYTNIREISTGCLVEGTNRPLEVKVGSDLIGKVLDSMGNPIDGTILPKGLMTVGTEKDPPNPLTRPPINQQIEVGVKAIDGMLTVGVGQRIGIFAGSGVGKSTLLGMIARNTNADLNVIALIGERGREVREFIERDLGKEGLERSIVIAATSDQPALMRIKGAFTATAIAEYFRDKGLNVMLMMDSVTRVAMAQREIGLAVGEPPATRGYTPSVFSILPKLLERTGTNEHGSITAFYTVLVDGDDMNEPIADTVRGILDGHIVLDRALANKGQYPAINVLKSISRLMNHISDEKHIKAAERLRDLYFTYNKSEDLINIGAYKRGTSREIDEAIQYEPLITSFLKQGYLDKVSLESTVNELVALSNGGV, from the coding sequence ATGAAAGCAATCGATCTAATTCAACAAATCCCCAATCTTTCTACATTTAAAAAATATGGGCGTGTGAATCGTGTTGTTGGATTAATGATTGAATCACAAGGGCCTGAAAGTTCTATAGGGGATGTATGTAAAATTCACATACATTCTTCTAAAAATGGACATTCCGTCATTCTTGCCGAAGTTGTGGGATTTAAAGAAGAAATCGTCGTGTTAATGCCTTATACAAATATAAGAGAAATTTCAACTGGTTGTTTAGTGGAAGGTACTAATCGACCACTTGAAGTGAAAGTAGGCTCTGATCTTATTGGGAAAGTATTAGACTCAATGGGTAATCCCATCGATGGGACAATATTACCAAAGGGATTGATGACGGTTGGAACAGAAAAAGATCCACCGAATCCTTTAACAAGACCTCCTATTAATCAACAGATTGAAGTAGGAGTCAAAGCTATTGATGGCATGCTAACGGTTGGAGTTGGCCAAAGGATAGGGATCTTTGCAGGATCCGGTGTTGGTAAGAGCACATTGCTTGGAATGATAGCGAGAAATACTAATGCCGATTTAAATGTTATTGCACTTATTGGAGAACGAGGAAGAGAAGTACGCGAATTCATCGAAAGAGATTTAGGAAAAGAAGGCTTAGAACGTTCTATCGTTATTGCGGCTACTTCTGACCAACCGGCTTTAATGCGTATAAAGGGTGCTTTTACCGCAACAGCTATTGCAGAGTATTTTCGTGATAAAGGATTGAACGTCATGCTTATGATGGACTCTGTTACCCGGGTTGCAATGGCGCAGAGAGAAATAGGATTAGCGGTCGGAGAACCACCTGCTACAAGAGGTTATACTCCTTCGGTATTTTCGATATTACCGAAACTATTGGAACGTACAGGTACTAATGAACACGGATCGATTACAGCTTTTTATACTGTATTAGTAGATGGTGACGATATGAATGAACCGATAGCGGATACTGTCCGTGGGATTCTGGACGGACATATCGTACTTGATCGTGCACTAGCCAATAAAGGTCAGTACCCAGCGATTAATGTGTTAAAAAGTATTAGTCGATTAATGAATCATATTTCAGATGAAAAACACATAAAAGCTGCTGAGCGTTTACGCGATTTATATTTTACTTACAACAAATCAGAAGACCTTATTAATATCGGTGCATATAAACGAGGAACTTCAAGAGAAATTGATGAGGCAATTCAATACGAACCTTTAATAACATCTTTCTTAAAACAAGGATATTTAGACAAGGTATCACTTGAGTCAACTGTAAACGAACTAGTTGCATTATCTAATGGTGGTGTTTAA